A part of Oncorhynchus kisutch isolate 150728-3 linkage group LG2, Okis_V2, whole genome shotgun sequence genomic DNA contains:
- the LOC109907367 gene encoding CD276 antigen-like isoform X3: MGLHVVSVLFITMISSVVTTTSLQPREVAAPGSDFTLNCSFPSSKNLNLNQLVINWQRGEEVVHSYYHGRDQLERQSVVYKGRTHLFEDQLTVGNASLRLSGVQPSDQGQYTCDVTDEQGGTLEKLQLLVAAELRLRVLDQSFTKSLTLHPPPVCCVMPAEKRSRFFTYPLLLMLLGVVLLLSWKRSEQETKKDEKTQE; encoded by the exons ATGGG GCTGCATGTGGTCTCAGTGCTGTTTATTACCA TGATATCATCAGTGGTAACTACAACAAGTCTACAACCCCGAGAAGTGGCAGCTCCGGGCAGTGACTTCACCCTTAACTGCTCTTTCCCTTCGTCTAAAAATCTGAACCTCAACCAACTGGTCATCAACTGGCAGCGTGGAGAAGAGGTGGTCCACAGCTATTACCATGGAAGAGATCAGCTGGAAAGACAGAGTGTTGTTTACAAGGGACGCACTCATCTGTTTGAAGACCAGCTCACTGTGGGAAATGCCTCACTTAGACTGAGTGGTGTGCAGCCGAGTGACCAGGGCCAATACACCTGTGACGTGACAGATGAACAGGGAGGCACCCTGGAAAAGCTACAACTTCTAGTGGCAG CCGAGCTTAGACTGAGGGTTCTGGACCAGAGTTTCACCAAGTCTCTCACACTCCACCCACCACCAG TGTGCTGTGTGATGCCTGCCGAGAAGAGGAGCAGATTTTTTACGTATCCCCTGCTGCTTATGCTGCTGGGAGTAGTGCTCCTGTTGTCTTGGAAGAGGTCTGAGCAGGAGACCAAAAAGGATGAGAAAACACAAGAATAG
- the LOC109907367 gene encoding CD276 antigen-like isoform X2: MCLSVYICFSGCMWSQCCLLPRGEEVVHSYYHGRDQLERQSVVYKGRTHLFEDQLTVGNASLRLSGVQPSDQGQYTCDVTDEQGGTLEKLQLLVAAPYDEPRISAQATCDGFIITLHASQGYPQPELVWKGVMDSNTTMELDSRGHYELKSEVTLWLNSTLTVTAELRLRVLDQSFTKSLTLHPPPVCCVMPAEKRSRFFTYPLLLMLLGVVLLLSWKRSEQETKKDEKTQE, from the exons ATGTGTCTCtctgtatatatttgtttttcaGGCTGCATGTGGTCTCAGTGCTGTTTATTACCA CGTGGAGAAGAGGTGGTCCACAGCTATTACCATGGAAGAGATCAGCTGGAAAGACAGAGTGTTGTTTACAAGGGACGCACTCATCTGTTTGAAGACCAGCTCACTGTGGGAAATGCCTCACTTAGACTGAGTGGTGTGCAGCCGAGTGACCAGGGCCAATACACCTGTGACGTGACAGATGAACAGGGAGGCACCCTGGAAAAGCTACAACTTCTAGTGGCAG CCCCTTATGATGAACCCAGGATATCCGCCCAAGCCACTTGTGATGGCTTCATTATCACCCTCCATGCCTCTCAGGGGTATCCCCAGCCAGAGTTAGTGTGGAAAGGGGTGATGGACAGTAACACCACTATGGAATTGGACAGCAGGGGGCACTATGAGCTGAAGAGTGAGGTGACACTGTGGTTGAACAGCACTCTGACTGTTACAGCCGAGCTTAGACTGAGGGTTCTGGACCAGAGTTTCACCAAGTCTCTCACACTCCACCCACCACCAG TGTGCTGTGTGATGCCTGCCGAGAAGAGGAGCAGATTTTTTACGTATCCCCTGCTGCTTATGCTGCTGGGAGTAGTGCTCCTGTTGTCTTGGAAGAGGTCTGAGCAGGAGACCAAAAAGGATGAGAAAACACAAGAATAG
- the LOC109907367 gene encoding CD276 antigen-like isoform X1, with the protein MGLHVVSVLFITMISSVVTTTSLQPREVAAPGSDFTLNCSFPSSKNLNLNQLVINWQRGEEVVHSYYHGRDQLERQSVVYKGRTHLFEDQLTVGNASLRLSGVQPSDQGQYTCDVTDEQGGTLEKLQLLVAAPYDEPRISAQATCDGFIITLHASQGYPQPELVWKGVMDSNTTMELDSRGHYELKSEVTLWLNSTLTVTAELRLRVLDQSFTKSLTLHPPPVCCVMPAEKRSRFFTYPLLLMLLGVVLLLSWKRSEQETKKDEKTQE; encoded by the exons ATGGG GCTGCATGTGGTCTCAGTGCTGTTTATTACCA TGATATCATCAGTGGTAACTACAACAAGTCTACAACCCCGAGAAGTGGCAGCTCCGGGCAGTGACTTCACCCTTAACTGCTCTTTCCCTTCGTCTAAAAATCTGAACCTCAACCAACTGGTCATCAACTGGCAGCGTGGAGAAGAGGTGGTCCACAGCTATTACCATGGAAGAGATCAGCTGGAAAGACAGAGTGTTGTTTACAAGGGACGCACTCATCTGTTTGAAGACCAGCTCACTGTGGGAAATGCCTCACTTAGACTGAGTGGTGTGCAGCCGAGTGACCAGGGCCAATACACCTGTGACGTGACAGATGAACAGGGAGGCACCCTGGAAAAGCTACAACTTCTAGTGGCAG CCCCTTATGATGAACCCAGGATATCCGCCCAAGCCACTTGTGATGGCTTCATTATCACCCTCCATGCCTCTCAGGGGTATCCCCAGCCAGAGTTAGTGTGGAAAGGGGTGATGGACAGTAACACCACTATGGAATTGGACAGCAGGGGGCACTATGAGCTGAAGAGTGAGGTGACACTGTGGTTGAACAGCACTCTGACTGTTACAGCCGAGCTTAGACTGAGGGTTCTGGACCAGAGTTTCACCAAGTCTCTCACACTCCACCCACCACCAG TGTGCTGTGTGATGCCTGCCGAGAAGAGGAGCAGATTTTTTACGTATCCCCTGCTGCTTATGCTGCTGGGAGTAGTGCTCCTGTTGTCTTGGAAGAGGTCTGAGCAGGAGACCAAAAAGGATGAGAAAACACAAGAATAG